From the genome of Impatiens glandulifera chromosome 9, dImpGla2.1, whole genome shotgun sequence, one region includes:
- the LOC124915445 gene encoding F-box protein At5g49610-like, protein MERQLSEDDDDDDNSYVIVDFENFPKIFSDSDKISYASDNSSGEVQVTEPSSDTDTDTSNGCWEFNNDVEEEQLCPFETNICLQEPDNLSCPYEVDEKNRELKDIVKFEVLPLLPAKLLLKFRSVSKDWDRWISSPFLAHQQSYLHRDLSGFFRQSGQDEDDNPTSITFIAFDDKSSCSGIPKPLEFLPESISLITSNHGLLLCRGNGWENEGAYYVCNPLTKQYRELPKSNYLHCQESAILVFEPSVLNFAAEYQVVAAHSMMDQPFVLFEIYSSKDNTWRCSETICLELEENVEFVECFYMKGHVYWQTTSRSILAFDLKTEHCGVMSLPMAVGLKKGVLTELQGEFSYVQIESRRSSDAIVINIYQGWDFGVMKTLKLPIARNAMTAGIIDRDDCCRLLQSVEGEILILLCEDRVYGYHLKEKEIVLMNKNVGNKWEAKYLTYVNSLVTVDP, encoded by the exons ATGGAACGGCAGCTGtctgaagatgatgatgatgatgataattcATATGTCATAGTTGATTTCGAGAATTTCCCTAAAATCTTTAGTGATTCCGACAAGATATCATATGCATCCGACAACTCCTCCGGCGAGGTACAAGTAACAGAGCCGTCATCGGACACAGACACAGACACGAGCAATGGTTGTTGGGAATTCAACAACGATGTGGAAGAAGag CAATTATGTCCATTTGAAACCAATATCTGTCTGCAAGAACCTGATAATCTTAGCTGTCCTTATGAAGTTGATGAGAAAAACAGAGAACTGAAAGACATTGTCAAATTTGAAGTTCTTCCATTACTTCCTGCAAAACTGCTTCTCAAATTCCGGTCTGTTTCTAAAGATTGGGATAGATGGATCTCCTCACCCTTCCTGGCTCATCAGCAAAGCTATCTTCACAGAGATTTATCGGGATTCTTTCGTCAATCAGGCCAAGATGAAGATGATAATCCTACTTCTATAACTTTCATTGCGTTTGACGACAAATCTTCATGTTCTGGCATTCCCAAACCACTTGAATTCCTGCCTGAATCTATCTCGTTGATAACATCCAACCATGGCCTGCTTTTATGCAGAGGCAATGGTTGGGAAAATGAAGGGGCTTACTATGTCTGCAATCCTTTGACCAAACAATATCGTGAGCTTCCTAAAAGCAATTATCTTCACTGTCAGGAATCTGCAATTCTGGTTTTCGAGCCATCAGTGCTCAATTTCGCAGCTGAATATCAAGTGGTCGCTGCCCATTCCATGATGGACCAACCCTTTGTCCTTTTCGAAATCTATTCATCTAAAGACAATACATGGAGATGCTCAGAGACTATTTGTTTGGAACTTGAAGAGAATGTTGAATTCGTtgaatgtttttacatgaaggGACATGTATATTGGCAAACAACCTCTCGTTCAATTCTGGCTTTCGATTTGAAAACAGAACATTGTGGTGTTATGTCACTTCCTATGGCTGTTGGGTTAAAGAAAGGGGTGTTAACTGAATTGCAGGGCGAGTTTAGCTATGTTCAGATAGAGTCACGTCGATCATCCGATGCAATCGTGATTAATATCTACCAAGGATGGGATTTTGGGGTGATGAAAACATTGAAGTTGCCGATTGCTCGTAATGCGATGACTGCGGGGATTATTGATAGGGATGATTGTTGCCGTCTTCTACAATCTGTTGAAGGTGAAATATTGATTCTATTATGTGAAGACAGGGTTTATGGTTACCATTTGAAGGAAAAAGAAATCGTTTTGATGAATAAAAACGTGGGTAACAAATGGGAAGCTAAGTACCTTACTTATGTCAACAGTCTTGTTACTGTTGATCCTTAA
- the LOC124916141 gene encoding extensin-like yields MANVTAPAPESNSSPPDKTALDTSLMSDFSSSPTNTDSSPPPPESSPPDESSTPPPPEPSESPPPPSEPSESPPPPPPPESSESPPPPEPSSESPPPPSESSTTPPPSPEKSKDESSPPPSKNHDHEASPPSSSTVPSPPQQTNSPPFSEQTRPPPPAVKSSHSSSKDKSPSSGSSRTSHPGGSSGNGSSSENTGLIIALAITCIIIFAMAIIGVICCMRRKKRRTPWQFIWEEHGGG; encoded by the exons ATGGCCAACGTGACTGCTCCGGCGCCTGAATCAAATTCATCTCCACCGGACAAAACAGCATTAGACACTTCATTAATGTCAGATTTTTCTTCTTCACCGACCAACACTGATTCATCTCCTCCGCCACCTGAATCATCTCCTCCCGATGAATCATCGACACCACCTCCACCTGAACCGTCAGAATCGCCTCCACCTCCATCTGAACCGTCAgaatctcctcctcctcctcccccACCTGAATCATCAGAATCTCCTCCACCGCCTGAACCGTCGTCAGAATCTCCACCACCACCGTCTGAATCGTCAACAACTCCTCCCCCATCGCCTGAAAAGTCAAAAGATGAATCTTCACCACCTCCTTCCAAAAATCATGATCATGAAGCTTCCCCGCCATCATCTTCAACAGTTCCATCGCCACCTCAGCAGACGAATTCTCCTCCATTTTCAGAACAAACACGGCCACCTCCGCCGGCTGTTAAGTCTTCGCATTCGTCGTCAAAGGACAAGTCCCCTTCTTCGGGTTCGTCACGAACATCTCACCCAGGTGGGTCATCGGGAAATGGGTCATCTTCAGAGAATACGGGATTGATTATCGCATTAGCAATAACCTGTATCATCATTTTCGCGATGGCAATCATCGGGGTAATTTGTTGTATGAggagaaagaagagaagaacGCC GTGGCAATTTATATGGGAAGAACACGGCGGGGGGTGA